One Cryptomeria japonica chromosome 9, Sugi_1.0, whole genome shotgun sequence genomic window carries:
- the LOC131071644 gene encoding peroxidase 27-like — translation MASTSIIVSLLLALLCVCGCEGSGLRHHFYKKSCPSAEATVEHVVKKYIAKDRTLAAPLLRMNFHDCFVRGCDGSVLLNSTANNSAEKAAIPNLSLRGYEVIDATKEELEKKCPGVVSCADILALVARDAVLEGSGGPFWRVRTGRRDGVISRQNEVLTNLPPPFFNFSQLQASFARKGLSVKDLVVLSGGHSIGRGHCPGFSNRLYNFTGKGDMDPSLDSTYAKFLKKQCTSLADTTTSVEMDPHSSLSLDSHYFTTLEANRGLFQSDAALLTNSVAKKLVDHQVNKKRFFRNFKHSMQKMSEIEVLTGNDGQIRRHCAFIN, via the exons atgGCGAGCACTTCCATAATTGTTTCGTTACTGCTTGCActtttgtgtgtgtgtgggtgtgagGGATCGGGTTTGAGGCATCATTTCTACAAGAAGAGCTGCCCATCGGCTGAGGCCACAGTTGAGCATGTCGTCAAGAAATACATAGCCAAAGATCGAACCCTTGCGGCTCCTCTCCTACGAATGAATTTCCATGATTGTTTTGTTCGA GGCTGCGATGGGTCAGTGCTTCTGAATTCCACAGCGAACAACTCAGCAGAGAAAGCCGCCATTCCAAATCTGAGCCTGCGTGGTTATGAAGTGATTGACGCTacgaaagaagaattagagaagaaATGTCCAGGCGTCGTTTCCTGTGCTGACATTCTCGCACTGGTTGCACGAGATGCTGTCCTTGAGGGG AGTGGAGGTCCATTTTGGCGTGTGAGAACAGGGCGTAGGGATGGAGTGATATCTCGACAGAACGAGGTCTTGACTAATCTTCCGCCACCCTTTTTTAACTTTTCACAACTCCAAGCTTCTTTTGCAAGAAAAGGGTTAAGCGTCAAGGACCTTGTTGTTCTCTCAG GTGGGCATAGCATTGGAAGAGGTCACTGCCCTGGATTCAGCAACAGGCTGTACAACTTCACAGGGAAAGGAGACATGGACCCTTCACTGGACTCCACCTATGCCAAATTTTTGAAGAAGCAATGCACTAGTCTGGCAGACACCACCACCTCTGTAGAAATGGATCCCCACAGCTCACTCTCTCTGGATAGCCATTACTTCACTACTCTTGAAGCAAACAGGGGCCTCTTCCAGTCTGATGCTGCTCTTCTCACAAATTCTGTTGCCAAAAAGCTTGTTGATCATCAGGTGAACAAAAAGAGATTCTTCAGAAACTTCAAGCATTCCATGCAAAAGATGTCGGAAATTGAAGTTTTGACTGGAAACGACGGGCAAATCAGACGCCACTGTGCTTTCATAAACTAA